A genomic region of Exiguobacterium sp. Helios contains the following coding sequences:
- a CDS encoding DUF2759 domain-containing protein gives MHLDQPIGWLFFIVALVGVWAVLRSLKKRQMFPLVFAGLTVILFGWFGIATLIFGGIPS, from the coding sequence ATGCATTTGGATCAACCAATCGGTTGGCTTTTCTTTATCGTTGCACTCGTCGGTGTTTGGGCCGTCTTGCGTTCACTTAAGAAACGTCAAATGTTTCCACTCGTATTTGCTGGACTGACTGTAATCTTATTCGGTTGGTTTGGTATTGCGACATTGATTTTCGGCGGAATTCCGTCATAA
- a CDS encoding type II secretion system protein J, with translation MGNKNIQQQGFTLLEVVLSMVAIACFLVLAIDPLLSFQKQKNQLMVETRRLDQMASDQIAERRTGYDITEGMWCSEEVCLASSIRNDTPRNFIGPLAEPAAVD, from the coding sequence GTGGGGAATAAAAACATTCAGCAACAGGGATTCACGCTTTTGGAAGTCGTTTTATCGATGGTTGCCATCGCTTGTTTCCTGGTGCTCGCAATCGATCCTCTGTTGTCTTTTCAAAAGCAAAAAAATCAATTGATGGTCGAAACACGCCGTCTCGATCAAATGGCGTCTGATCAAATCGCAGAAAGAAGAACAGGCTACGACATTACAGAAGGGATGTGGTGTAGTGAAGAGGTCTGTTTGGCGAGCTCAATCCGGAACGACACTCCTCGAAATTTCATTGGTCCTTTGGCTGAGCCCGCTGCTGTTGATTAG
- a CDS encoding YqgQ family protein → MKTLYDVQQLLKSYGTIVYLGDRESDIAMMMLELDELEQAGVLEKKQYDSAKVILAYELQQSRKA, encoded by the coding sequence ATGAAAACACTTTATGATGTTCAGCAATTGCTCAAATCATATGGAACGATTGTGTACCTCGGTGACCGGGAATCGGATATTGCGATGATGATGCTTGAACTGGACGAACTTGAGCAGGCCGGTGTGCTGGAAAAAAAACAATATGATTCCGCAAAAGTGATTTTAGCATACGAACTACAACAATCGAGAAAAGCATGA
- a CDS encoding GNAT family N-acetyltransferase encodes MYTFRKLTKEDAEQYWSLRLEGLKNHPDAFGHSFDDEQQTPIKDVQEGLEGDPDSDEVWLGIFDGEKLFGFGQVKPYELSRESHKAMISGVYVSPDYRGGTGRALMEALIEEAKQLPDVEQVILAVLSGNEAAQNLYESLGFEVYAEDPDSVKLEDGTYRDDIWMKKYV; translated from the coding sequence ATGTATACATTTCGGAAGTTAACGAAAGAAGATGCAGAACAGTATTGGAGTCTTCGACTGGAAGGATTAAAAAATCATCCAGATGCGTTTGGTCATTCGTTTGATGATGAACAACAAACACCAATTAAAGATGTTCAAGAAGGGCTGGAAGGCGATCCGGATTCGGATGAAGTATGGCTCGGAATATTTGACGGTGAAAAGTTATTTGGATTTGGTCAGGTCAAGCCGTACGAATTATCACGCGAGTCGCATAAAGCGATGATTTCTGGTGTGTATGTGTCACCGGATTATCGTGGCGGAACAGGACGTGCTCTAATGGAAGCGTTGATTGAAGAGGCAAAGCAACTTCCTGATGTCGAACAAGTCATCCTGGCAGTGCTTTCCGGCAATGAGGCCGCTCAGAACCTGTATGAATCACTGGGCTTTGAAGTATACGCGGAAGATCCGGACTCCGTTAAACTGGAAGATGGAACATACCGCGATGATATCTGGATGAAAAAATACGTCTAA
- a CDS encoding competence type IV pilus major pilin ComGC: MKRFIQNQRGFTLLEMAAVLLIISLLLLVLIPTMTSGKDQAKGVSCEANIRVIRSEVNLYYAKEKTYPESLQTINRGTAEKPNELACDQETYTYDAKTGELTKVK; the protein is encoded by the coding sequence ATGAAACGTTTTATTCAAAATCAACGAGGATTCACTTTACTTGAAATGGCAGCCGTCCTGCTGATCATTTCCTTACTTTTACTCGTTTTGATTCCGACCATGACGAGCGGGAAAGACCAGGCGAAAGGAGTCAGTTGCGAAGCAAACATCCGTGTCATCCGCTCCGAGGTAAATCTTTATTATGCGAAAGAAAAAACGTATCCGGAATCACTGCAAACCATCAATCGGGGGACAGCGGAAAAACCAAACGAACTTGCTTGCGATCAGGAGACCTATACGTATGATGCGAAGACTGGAGAACTTACGAAAGTTAAATGA
- a CDS encoding shikimate kinase, which produces MDKVYLIGFMGTGKTAIGRNLQVHYHVEELDERFVQEYGSITEFFAKHRETGFRDREVELLRSSEAEIVVTGGGIIERLENRTFMKETGIVIWIDTPFHLVWNRIRTDPSRPLVKSRMTVEKLFRRRRPIYARLADIRLDGKKSVRELAKEIETILEENV; this is translated from the coding sequence ATGGATAAGGTTTATTTGATTGGTTTTATGGGAACTGGTAAAACAGCGATTGGACGTAATCTTCAAGTGCATTATCATGTCGAAGAACTGGATGAGCGCTTTGTCCAGGAGTATGGTTCGATTACGGAGTTCTTCGCAAAACACCGTGAAACAGGATTCCGGGATCGGGAAGTCGAATTGTTACGAAGTAGTGAAGCGGAAATTGTCGTCACGGGAGGCGGAATCATCGAGCGTTTGGAAAACCGGACGTTCATGAAAGAAACCGGAATCGTCATCTGGATTGATACGCCATTCCATTTGGTCTGGAATCGAATCAGGACAGACCCATCCCGTCCGCTTGTCAAATCTCGGATGACAGTCGAAAAATTATTTCGGAGACGTCGACCCATCTATGCGCGGTTGGCAGATATCCGCTTAGATGGTAAGAAGTCTGTCCGGGAACTGGCAAAAGAAATCGAAACGATATTGGAGGAGAACGTATGA
- a CDS encoding ROK family glucokinase, with product MTMKWLLGVDIGGTTVKMAILDLQGIIVEKWEIETVILNDGGQIPGDIARSFFEKCQQSNKRVEDFVGAGIGAPGFIDFNTGVVEKAVNIGWNNFELVGEFERLTGLPAVIENDANAAAIGEMWKGAGSGATELLAVTLGTGVGGGLITNGQIVHGTVGMAGEIGHITMLPEGGVLCGCGRKGCLETIASATGVARLGLEKRKGQITSLNNIKAVTAKDVFEAYSQGDAVATEVVEEVTFHLGLAISNLANSFNPEIIVIGGGVSKAGDALMTPLKESFERFALPRVFGSTTFKIAELGNDAGVIGCAWLAKQMFLKK from the coding sequence ATGACGATGAAGTGGTTACTGGGTGTGGATATCGGTGGAACGACGGTCAAGATGGCGATTCTGGATTTACAAGGAATCATCGTAGAAAAATGGGAAATTGAAACGGTCATCTTAAATGATGGCGGACAAATTCCGGGAGACATCGCCCGTTCTTTCTTTGAAAAATGTCAGCAAAGCAACAAGCGGGTCGAAGACTTTGTCGGCGCTGGAATCGGTGCGCCGGGATTCATCGACTTTAATACGGGTGTCGTCGAAAAAGCGGTCAATATCGGTTGGAACAATTTTGAACTCGTCGGAGAGTTTGAACGTTTAACAGGATTGCCCGCTGTGATTGAGAACGATGCGAATGCAGCGGCGATCGGTGAGATGTGGAAAGGGGCAGGGAGCGGAGCGACAGAGCTGCTTGCCGTCACACTGGGGACAGGTGTTGGTGGTGGTTTAATCACCAACGGACAAATCGTTCACGGAACAGTCGGTATGGCCGGTGAAATCGGTCATATCACGATGTTGCCGGAAGGTGGCGTCCTGTGTGGTTGCGGCCGTAAAGGTTGTTTGGAAACAATTGCTTCTGCAACGGGTGTCGCCCGACTGGGTCTTGAAAAACGAAAAGGACAAATTACTTCTTTGAATAATATCAAAGCGGTTACGGCAAAAGATGTATTTGAAGCCTATTCGCAAGGGGATGCGGTAGCGACGGAAGTTGTCGAAGAAGTGACATTCCATCTTGGACTTGCTATTTCGAATTTGGCAAACAGTTTTAATCCTGAGATCATTGTCATCGGCGGTGGTGTTTCAAAAGCCGGCGATGCGTTGATGACTCCTTTAAAGGAATCGTTCGAACGATTTGCTTTACCTCGTGTCTTTGGATCAACGACCTTCAAAATCGCGGAACTCGGTAACGATGCCGGGGTCATTGGCTGCGCTTGGCTAGCCAAACAAATGTTTTTAAAAAAGTAA
- a CDS encoding LTA synthase family protein translates to MQQDSSIWSRMRLKVGQGVRSTYKEHKLFWIATLLIWLKTYLAYTLFFNVPVTNSAQAFILLINPISSALFMFGFSFFFRGNVQKWFIYGTLVVATFVLYADIIFFRFFNDYLTLPVLFQTSNAETVSASLGSLLSWADLLIVGDLLILPFFLRKMDMSKNIASRGRAILAFVAATAVFLGNLALAETERPELLTRAFDRELLVKNIGTFNFHMYDALIQSKTSAQKAMADSSELSEVQNFADSKYATPNPAMFGKYKGKNVIVVSFESAQSFAVGLKAPNGQEVTPNLNKLIKDSHYWDNFYHNTGQGKTSDAEFILENSIYPLGRGSAFFTNGENEFRATPEMLKEDGYYSAVFHANNKSFWNRDIVYNSFGVDRFFSETDYDLGNPEDLTEWGLLDDKFFEQSLPMLKDLPRPFYSKFITLTNHYPFEMPKPEDELVPPLETSSTTLNHYVQALAYQDMALGKFIEGLKKDGTWDDTIFMLYGDHYGISTNHNAAMAELLKKDELTPYDVAQLQRVPFVIHLPGQDKGVKHDDVASQIDIKPTLLNLLGYNFKDEVLFGTDLFSKEHKDYALFRDGSVVTDKTVYTQETCYDRKTGEEVTDEKDSAICKESVKQSEKELGLSDKVIYGDLLRFLQTSK, encoded by the coding sequence ATGCAGCAAGACTCAAGCATCTGGTCGCGTATGCGGCTAAAGGTGGGTCAAGGTGTGCGCAGCACGTATAAGGAGCACAAGCTCTTTTGGATTGCGACACTTCTGATTTGGTTAAAAACATATTTAGCGTATACGCTCTTTTTCAATGTGCCGGTCACCAATTCGGCACAGGCATTCATCTTACTGATTAACCCAATCAGTTCGGCACTGTTTATGTTTGGATTCAGTTTCTTCTTCCGTGGGAACGTTCAAAAATGGTTCATCTACGGGACCCTTGTCGTGGCGACATTCGTCCTGTATGCGGATATCATTTTCTTCCGTTTCTTTAATGATTACCTGACATTACCGGTTCTGTTCCAAACATCGAATGCAGAGACGGTTTCAGCGTCGCTCGGTTCATTGTTATCATGGGCGGATCTTCTGATTGTCGGGGACTTATTGATTCTTCCGTTTTTCTTACGGAAAATGGATATGTCGAAAAATATCGCGTCGCGTGGACGTGCGATTCTCGCTTTCGTTGCAGCGACAGCCGTTTTCCTAGGCAACCTGGCACTTGCGGAAACAGAACGCCCAGAATTACTAACACGTGCGTTTGACCGCGAACTGCTCGTCAAAAATATCGGAACGTTTAACTTCCATATGTACGATGCGTTGATTCAATCGAAAACATCAGCGCAAAAGGCAATGGCCGACAGTTCTGAGCTTTCTGAAGTTCAAAACTTTGCAGATTCAAAGTATGCTACACCAAATCCGGCAATGTTTGGGAAGTACAAAGGGAAAAACGTCATCGTCGTTTCATTTGAGTCGGCTCAATCGTTTGCTGTCGGTTTAAAAGCACCGAATGGGCAGGAAGTCACACCGAACCTTAATAAACTGATCAAAGACTCGCACTATTGGGATAATTTCTATCACAATACAGGACAAGGGAAAACATCGGATGCCGAGTTTATCTTGGAAAACTCGATTTATCCACTTGGTCGCGGATCAGCATTCTTTACAAACGGCGAAAATGAATTCCGTGCCACACCTGAAATGTTAAAAGAAGACGGCTATTATTCAGCTGTATTCCATGCAAACAACAAATCATTCTGGAACCGCGATATCGTGTACAACAGTTTCGGAGTCGATCGTTTCTTCTCGGAAACCGATTACGATTTAGGTAATCCAGAAGATTTAACAGAATGGGGACTACTGGACGACAAGTTTTTTGAGCAATCGTTACCGATGCTAAAAGATCTTCCGCGCCCGTTCTACTCGAAATTCATTACGTTGACGAACCATTATCCGTTCGAAATGCCGAAACCGGAAGATGAGCTCGTGCCACCACTTGAAACGAGTTCGACGACATTAAATCATTATGTTCAAGCACTCGCATACCAAGATATGGCGCTCGGTAAGTTCATCGAAGGATTAAAGAAAGACGGCACATGGGATGATACGATTTTCATGCTGTACGGCGATCATTACGGAATCTCGACGAATCACAATGCTGCGATGGCAGAATTGTTGAAAAAAGATGAGTTAACACCGTATGATGTTGCTCAATTGCAACGTGTACCATTTGTCATCCACTTGCCTGGGCAAGACAAAGGCGTCAAACATGATGATGTTGCAAGTCAAATTGACATCAAGCCGACGTTGTTAAATCTGCTTGGTTACAATTTCAAGGATGAAGTATTGTTCGGAACGGATCTGTTCTCAAAAGAACATAAAGATTATGCATTGTTCCGAGACGGTTCTGTCGTAACTGATAAGACAGTCTACACACAAGAGACATGTTATGACCGTAAAACCGGTGAAGAAGTCACGGATGAGAAAGACAGCGCAATCTGTAAAGAGTCTGTCAAACAATCTGAGAAAGAACTAGGTTTATCGGATAAAGTCATTTATGGCGATTTGTTGCGTTTCTTACAAACGTCTAAATAA
- a CDS encoding type II secretion system F family protein, which translates to MSTKEALDILVRFEDPLLIPVIHEIQVRLQQGNRLSFSLEPLKLPTALQQLLTVGDQTERPLMILRQVIRLLELESQMKKKFWKMARYPIVLAASLLLLFMFYALYVFPSLLEMSNPATLPPFVRPLLHSSAKYVMAFAPVTTVIGLVLLIRHIPMKRLLRMKMIQKMLRLYYSYLFTIEVGSFIDAGFSLEEAFHALEQGQTGKKKQMYQVLHHRQKSGQPLSEAMQDENIIDVETVGLVHIARESGDLGPLLLEQAALLHESIEEEVEKKLLLIEPALYGGLTVMTGTLFLILYYPIQLAIQQLPF; encoded by the coding sequence ATCTCGACAAAAGAGGCACTGGATATATTGGTCCGTTTTGAAGATCCGTTGCTCATTCCGGTGATTCATGAGATTCAAGTCCGACTGCAACAAGGCAATCGACTCTCCTTTTCCCTTGAACCGTTAAAACTGCCGACAGCTTTACAACAATTACTTACAGTAGGAGATCAGACGGAACGTCCGCTGATGATTTTACGACAAGTCATTCGGTTACTGGAGCTTGAAAGTCAGATGAAAAAGAAATTTTGGAAGATGGCCCGTTATCCGATTGTCTTGGCAGCCAGTCTGTTGCTACTGTTCATGTTTTATGCTCTTTATGTGTTTCCTTCCTTATTGGAGATGTCGAATCCGGCTACCTTACCTCCATTCGTTCGTCCCCTCCTTCATTCTTCAGCAAAATATGTCATGGCGTTTGCTCCTGTCACGACGGTGATCGGACTTGTTCTCCTGATTCGGCATATTCCGATGAAGCGTTTGCTTCGTATGAAGATGATTCAAAAAATGCTGCGTTTGTATTACAGCTACTTGTTTACAATCGAGGTCGGTTCTTTTATCGATGCCGGATTTTCATTAGAAGAAGCTTTTCATGCTTTGGAACAAGGGCAAACCGGAAAAAAGAAACAGATGTATCAGGTGCTGCACCACCGCCAAAAAAGTGGTCAACCGTTATCGGAGGCAATGCAGGATGAAAATATCATTGATGTCGAAACTGTCGGATTAGTTCATATTGCGCGGGAAAGTGGTGATTTAGGTCCTTTATTACTGGAGCAAGCGGCATTATTGCATGAATCAATTGAGGAAGAAGTCGAAAAGAAACTGTTATTGATTGAACCGGCATTGTACGGAGGATTAACCGTTATGACAGGAACACTGTTTTTAATCCTCTACTATCCGATTCAACTCGCTATTCAGCAACTTCCATTTTAA
- a CDS encoding ATPase, T2SS/T4P/T4SS family, translating to MRKEISRLIHQFEAVGATDVHFIPGDRSAQVICRANGGLEEQSSVSIEQYRTIVSHIRYEANLKEQNERIPQSGLYPLEESGMRVSILPSRYGDAMSWRFYRAVVSDEVAASLLDPEQDLIWLKQQTHGCIIISGTTGAGKTTMLYSLMASMDGKRIISVEDPIECSVPGILQLELNAKAGFDATRCFEEILRADPDWIAFGEVRTAEAARLTINAALSGHVVLFTLHAGSIEEALLRLRTLGVTNEELSVCKKIIHLYREEGDVRCTVENLQALVNVGS from the coding sequence TTGAGAAAAGAGATCAGTCGATTGATTCATCAATTTGAAGCAGTCGGTGCGACCGATGTCCACTTTATTCCGGGTGACCGGTCGGCCCAAGTCATTTGTCGGGCGAATGGAGGGTTGGAAGAACAATCCTCGGTATCAATTGAACAGTATCGGACGATTGTCAGTCACATTCGTTATGAAGCCAACTTAAAGGAGCAAAATGAACGAATCCCTCAAAGTGGCCTCTATCCTCTTGAAGAGAGCGGAATGCGTGTCTCCATCTTACCGAGTCGATATGGTGATGCCATGTCCTGGCGTTTTTACCGTGCGGTTGTTTCGGATGAGGTTGCGGCAAGCTTGCTTGATCCCGAACAGGATTTGATCTGGTTAAAACAGCAAACACATGGATGCATCATCATTTCCGGAACGACAGGCGCAGGAAAGACAACGATGTTGTACTCATTAATGGCCTCAATGGACGGGAAAAGGATCATCTCGGTCGAGGATCCAATCGAATGTAGCGTACCGGGGATTTTACAACTGGAGTTAAATGCAAAGGCTGGTTTTGACGCAACCCGGTGTTTTGAAGAAATTCTCCGGGCCGATCCAGACTGGATTGCTTTCGGCGAAGTGAGAACAGCTGAGGCAGCACGGTTGACGATCAATGCGGCACTGAGTGGTCATGTCGTTTTGTTTACCTTGCATGCAGGATCGATTGAAGAGGCCTTGTTGCGATTAAGAACGTTAGGAGTAACAAATGAAGAATTGTCCGTCTGTAAAAAAATCATCCACTTGTACCGGGAGGAGGGAGACGTTCGCTGTACCGTCGAAAACTTACAAGCGCTAGTAAATGTCGGTTCTTAA
- a CDS encoding prepilin-type N-terminal cleavage/methylation domain-containing protein: MMRRLENLRKLNDGFTLIEMTVVLVMIGCLLIFLLPTVIDRRPALYTLEQDIGILKQDVQTLRLIQYSKTGDQNQMQLRWKNDGKGYFIMANDRLLWQRTFQPGHACIVPSNGRIIYFKSYHSTYASTWVCQSTTQAFEIKFLLGNYQMVIQKTR, from the coding sequence ATGATGCGAAGACTGGAGAACTTACGAAAGTTAAATGACGGATTTACGTTAATTGAAATGACCGTTGTACTGGTGATGATCGGATGTCTTTTGATATTTTTATTACCAACCGTCATCGATCGAAGACCGGCCCTGTATACGCTGGAACAAGACATTGGAATCCTCAAACAGGATGTTCAGACCCTACGATTGATTCAATATTCTAAAACGGGTGACCAAAATCAGATGCAGCTCCGCTGGAAAAATGACGGCAAAGGATATTTCATCATGGCGAACGATCGCCTGTTATGGCAACGGACATTTCAACCGGGTCACGCCTGTATCGTTCCTTCGAACGGACGGATCATTTACTTTAAAAGTTATCATTCGACGTATGCGTCGACCTGGGTGTGTCAATCGACGACACAAGCGTTTGAAATCAAATTTTTACTCGGCAATTATCAAATGGTGATTCAAAAAACGAGGTAA
- a CDS encoding Spx/MgsR family RNA polymerase-binding regulatory protein: protein MANELIFFTYPSCTSCRKTKSWLKEEHVDVEERHLFRNAPTVDELMELLKLSTDGIESLLATRSQAFKDLGIDVDDMKLSELLRLMSDNPKLLRRPIITDGKQLVIGYDKPGLETLAKRKNRIIAQVS, encoded by the coding sequence ATGGCGAATGAGTTGATATTTTTCACATATCCAAGCTGTACATCTTGTCGTAAAACGAAATCATGGTTAAAAGAGGAACATGTTGATGTAGAGGAACGTCATCTGTTCAGAAATGCTCCAACCGTAGATGAATTGATGGAATTACTAAAACTTTCAACGGATGGAATCGAAAGTTTACTGGCAACACGCAGTCAGGCTTTTAAAGATTTAGGGATCGATGTTGATGACATGAAACTAAGCGAACTACTTCGTTTGATGAGTGACAATCCTAAATTATTGCGTCGCCCAATCATTACTGACGGGAAACAACTTGTAATCGGATATGATAAACCAGGACTCGAAACACTTGCGAAACGTAAGAACCGAATTATTGCTCAAGTATCTTAA
- a CDS encoding MBL fold metallo-hydrolase, with protein MEIVSITSGMASENGYLLFKDGKCLVIDPGTEDIRFFDEIEKRGAKVEAILLTHAHFDHIGGVDMLRRFTSAPAYIHPKEMKWLSNPNLNGSIKFNMPPLKVKPAEQLLASGLLEIGPFQFHVMETPGHSPGSVTFYFKKEQVAFAGDLIFKRSVGRTDLEGGDQEVLTRSIDRVIAEIPHDTMFYPGHGPETTLRQEIKHNPFF; from the coding sequence ATGGAAATCGTAAGTATTACTTCAGGTATGGCTTCGGAAAACGGCTATCTTCTTTTTAAAGACGGGAAATGTCTCGTCATTGATCCGGGAACCGAAGATATACGTTTTTTTGACGAAATTGAAAAGCGCGGTGCAAAGGTCGAAGCAATCCTTTTGACGCATGCTCATTTTGATCATATTGGTGGTGTGGATATGTTGCGACGTTTTACGTCTGCACCTGCCTATATTCATCCAAAGGAAATGAAATGGTTATCGAATCCGAACCTCAACGGGTCCATCAAGTTCAATATGCCGCCTTTAAAGGTGAAACCGGCCGAACAGTTACTGGCAAGCGGTCTGCTGGAAATTGGACCATTCCAGTTTCATGTCATGGAAACACCGGGGCATTCACCGGGCAGTGTCACGTTTTATTTTAAAAAAGAGCAGGTCGCCTTTGCAGGTGATTTGATTTTCAAGCGCAGTGTCGGTCGAACCGATCTCGAAGGCGGCGATCAAGAAGTACTGACGCGGTCCATCGACCGTGTCATTGCAGAGATTCCACACGATACGATGTTTTATCCGGGGCACGGACCGGAAACGACGTTACGGCAGGAAATCAAACACAATCCATTTTTTTAA
- a CDS encoding DUF2626 family protein — protein sequence MGRMYRVLGFWTGIIAVMAFIGALGGDASSSEHTDSFLVMGFVFLAQTVFFAALGYLRLTEKTYVYIFAAYLTVFFIVFTYWSNFQM from the coding sequence ATGGGGAGAATGTACCGCGTACTCGGATTTTGGACTGGAATCATTGCAGTCATGGCATTTATCGGCGCTCTAGGTGGAGATGCTAGCTCAAGTGAACATACGGATTCATTTTTAGTTATGGGCTTCGTCTTCTTGGCACAAACAGTATTCTTTGCAGCATTAGGCTATCTTCGCCTTACTGAAAAAACGTATGTCTACATTTTTGCAGCGTACTTAACAGTATTCTTTATCGTCTTCACGTATTGGTCCAATTTCCAAATGTGA
- a CDS encoding M42 family metallopeptidase: MQAVVQTIRDLVEIPSPTGFTVHALTYVENRFKEEGITYKKLEKGALLAMLPGQSSRIRLLTAHVDTLGAMVKEILPTGRLSLSQLGGYAWTAIEGENCLVHKMDGQTVSGTIVFHHSSVHTSRVTNTEERSATNIEVRLDIRSTTAEETRVAGIEVGDVVTFDPRFVHTETGFVKSRHLDDKASVALLLELVKKWKTLTLPHPVHILISNYEEVGFGGNAGFSEDVAEYIAVDMGALGEGQHSDEYTVSICAKDGSGPYDLALRHQFTRLAQQHTIPYKVDIYPYYSSDASAAVHAGHDVRHGLLGPGIESSHSYERTHETSLQATYDLLDVFVKEPMNDENTL; encoded by the coding sequence ATGCAGGCAGTTGTTCAGACGATTCGTGACTTAGTGGAGATTCCTAGTCCGACGGGATTCACCGTTCATGCACTTACATATGTAGAAAACCGGTTCAAAGAAGAAGGGATTACATATAAAAAATTAGAAAAAGGGGCTTTGCTTGCCATGTTGCCGGGGCAGTCGTCGCGGATTCGGTTACTGACAGCACATGTCGATACGTTAGGGGCGATGGTGAAGGAAATCTTACCAACCGGTCGTCTCAGTCTATCGCAGCTTGGCGGCTATGCGTGGACAGCTATTGAGGGAGAAAACTGTTTAGTTCATAAAATGGATGGACAAACCGTTTCCGGAACGATTGTCTTCCATCATTCAAGTGTCCACACGTCACGTGTGACGAATACGGAAGAACGGAGTGCGACGAATATCGAGGTCCGACTCGACATCCGTTCGACAACGGCAGAAGAAACAAGGGTTGCCGGAATCGAAGTAGGTGACGTCGTAACGTTTGATCCACGGTTCGTTCATACGGAAACGGGATTCGTAAAATCACGTCACCTTGATGACAAGGCGTCTGTTGCTTTATTGTTGGAGCTCGTCAAGAAATGGAAAACGCTGACGTTACCGCATCCTGTCCACATTCTCATCTCCAATTATGAAGAAGTGGGCTTTGGAGGAAATGCCGGTTTTTCAGAAGATGTCGCGGAATATATCGCAGTCGACATGGGAGCGCTTGGAGAAGGACAACATTCGGATGAGTACACGGTTTCGATTTGTGCAAAAGACGGTTCCGGTCCGTATGATCTTGCGTTACGTCATCAGTTCACACGTTTAGCGCAACAGCATACGATTCCATACAAAGTGGATATCTATCCCTATTACAGTTCGGATGCTTCAGCGGCCGTCCATGCCGGACATGATGTCCGGCACGGATTACTCGGTCCCGGGATTGAATCGAGTCATTCTTACGAACGGACACACGAGACATCCCTTCAAGCCACATACGATTTACTCGATGTATTTGTAAAGGAGCCGATGAACGATGAAAACACTTTATGA